In Microbacterium enclense, one genomic interval encodes:
- a CDS encoding biopolymer transporter Tol — protein sequence MASGENSDVQAERWLVIDGRRWRRTDPALPEDLAARLRSHLGRARSGVRSGKRVGDDDAVADARHRVGLAKTGLGERGPRWWDDEVAARIARAREAVAALDRLAPPRADDDADVNT from the coding sequence ATGGCATCCGGAGAGAACAGCGACGTCCAGGCCGAACGCTGGTTGGTGATCGACGGTCGACGATGGCGGCGTACTGATCCCGCACTCCCGGAAGATCTCGCGGCGCGCCTGCGATCGCACCTCGGGCGTGCGCGGTCGGGCGTCCGCAGCGGGAAGAGGGTGGGCGACGACGACGCCGTCGCCGATGCGCGGCATCGGGTGGGGTTGGCGAAGACGGGACTCGGGGAGCGGGGACCGCGATGGTGGGACGACGAGGTCGCCGCCCGGATCGCCCGTGCGCGGGAGGCGGTCGCCGCGTTGGATCGCCTCGCGCCTCCGAGAGCAGACGACGATGCCGACGTCAATACGTAG
- a CDS encoding response regulator transcription factor: protein MRVLIVEDEPYLAEAIRDGLRLEAIAADIAGDSDSALEQLGYTAYDVVILDRDIPGPNGDEIARHLAAQSAAPRVLMLTAADRLDDKTSGFESGADDYLTKPFVLKELVLHVRALARRPAAGTPPILERDGIRLDPFRREVYRDGRYVSLTRKQFAVLEVLMGASGGVVSAEVLLERAWDENADPFTNAVRITISTLRKRLGEPWLIQTVPGVGYRIGPADA, encoded by the coding sequence ATGCGCGTGCTGATCGTCGAGGACGAGCCCTATCTCGCCGAGGCGATTCGCGACGGACTTCGTCTCGAAGCGATCGCGGCCGACATCGCCGGCGATAGCGACTCCGCCCTCGAACAGCTCGGCTACACGGCCTATGACGTGGTCATCCTCGACCGCGACATCCCCGGTCCGAACGGCGATGAGATCGCCCGGCATCTCGCGGCTCAATCTGCCGCACCGCGTGTCCTCATGCTCACCGCCGCCGACCGGCTGGATGACAAGACCTCCGGGTTCGAGAGCGGTGCCGACGACTACCTCACCAAACCGTTCGTCCTGAAGGAGCTGGTGCTGCACGTGCGAGCGCTGGCGCGGCGTCCGGCCGCAGGGACTCCCCCGATCCTGGAACGCGACGGCATCCGCCTCGACCCGTTCCGCCGCGAGGTCTACCGCGACGGGAGATACGTCTCACTGACCCGCAAGCAGTTCGCGGTCCTCGAGGTCCTCATGGGTGCGAGTGGTGGTGTCGTGAGCGCCGAGGTGCTGCTCGAACGCGCGTGGGACGAGAACGCCGACCCTTTCACCAACGCGGTCCGCATCACGATCTCGACGCTGCGCAAACGCCTCGGTGAGCCCTGGCTCATCCAGACCGTCCCCGGCGTCGGGTACCGCATCGGCCCCGCGGATGCGTGA
- a CDS encoding DUF3054 domain-containing protein: MDAVTTRTRPILPLLVDAVLVVVFAAIGRATHDGDVLGPAGSGLASTAWPFLVALLVGWLVSRAWHAPLAPVRTGLPVWAVTVTVGMVLRSFDGQGVAVAFVIVASITLAVFLIGWRGVARIVAQLRSRSRRQV; the protein is encoded by the coding sequence ATGGATGCCGTGACCACCCGCACCCGCCCCATACTCCCGCTGCTCGTCGACGCCGTTCTCGTTGTGGTGTTCGCCGCGATCGGGCGCGCGACGCACGACGGGGACGTCCTGGGTCCTGCCGGTTCGGGTCTTGCCAGCACCGCATGGCCGTTCCTCGTAGCTCTGCTCGTCGGCTGGCTCGTGTCGCGGGCGTGGCACGCTCCGCTCGCCCCGGTGCGCACAGGACTCCCCGTGTGGGCAGTGACGGTCACCGTCGGTATGGTGCTGCGATCCTTCGACGGCCAGGGAGTTGCCGTGGCGTTCGTGATCGTCGCGTCGATCACGCTGGCGGTGTTCCTGATCGGGTGGCGCGGGGTCGCGCGGATCGTTGCGCAGCTGCGGTCGCGGAGCCGTCGACAGGTCTGA
- a CDS encoding cryptochrome/photolyase family protein, producing MKAALILATQQFAEHPAYDDDEVDEFFFIESAPRFAKLPYHRHKIVLLISAMRHTAARLEAEGRTVRRITLDDDLGFKAGLERLLTTHRVTELTWMSDPNRPVDERVARICADHDVDTEVLSDGLFLTPEEDVDGWFAEHPTPLMEDFYRWQRRRTGILMDGGKPAGRRWNFDADNRKALPKKGVEIPSLPQIEPDDLTRTVMAEVDELFPEHPGAAEQFWLPVTPEDSRDWLDVFVAERLHDFGRFEDAMKADEPFLFHAIISPMLNIGLLTVEEVVAAATRTDAPLASVEGFIRQVIGWREYMRGMYRAHPKLEHVNALHLDGRVEKYWYSGKRMPSDLPIPVRTVLERVHRWGYAHHIERLMVLGNWFLSQGYAPREVNAWFLALFVDAYDWVMVPNVMGMSQFADGGFVATKPYVSGGAYLQKMGSWWPSAQDAKDSAFTDAYWGFLERHEDVLAGNHRLGLALAQMRKRREARDADGGGPNS from the coding sequence ATGAAGGCCGCGCTCATCCTCGCGACGCAGCAATTCGCCGAGCATCCGGCTTACGACGACGACGAGGTCGACGAATTCTTCTTCATCGAGTCGGCGCCCCGGTTCGCCAAGCTCCCGTACCACCGGCACAAGATCGTTCTCCTGATCTCGGCGATGCGGCACACGGCCGCGCGGCTCGAGGCCGAGGGCAGAACGGTGCGTCGCATCACCCTCGACGACGATCTCGGTTTCAAGGCGGGACTCGAGCGTCTCCTGACGACGCACCGGGTCACCGAGCTGACGTGGATGAGCGACCCGAACCGGCCCGTCGATGAGCGCGTCGCCCGCATCTGCGCGGACCATGACGTCGACACCGAGGTGCTGTCGGACGGGCTGTTCCTCACGCCCGAGGAAGACGTCGACGGCTGGTTCGCCGAGCACCCGACGCCGCTCATGGAGGACTTCTACCGTTGGCAGCGTCGGCGTACCGGCATCCTGATGGACGGCGGCAAGCCCGCGGGTCGCCGGTGGAACTTCGACGCCGACAATCGCAAGGCGCTTCCGAAGAAGGGTGTCGAAATCCCTTCGTTGCCGCAGATCGAGCCCGATGACCTCACTCGCACGGTGATGGCCGAAGTGGATGAGCTGTTCCCGGAGCATCCCGGCGCGGCCGAGCAGTTCTGGCTGCCGGTCACACCCGAGGACTCCCGCGACTGGCTCGACGTCTTCGTCGCGGAGCGCCTGCACGACTTCGGTCGGTTCGAAGACGCGATGAAGGCCGATGAGCCGTTCCTCTTCCACGCGATCATCTCGCCGATGCTGAACATCGGGCTGCTGACCGTCGAGGAAGTGGTCGCCGCAGCAACGCGGACCGATGCGCCGCTGGCATCCGTCGAGGGGTTCATCCGCCAGGTGATCGGCTGGCGGGAGTACATGCGCGGCATGTATCGCGCTCATCCGAAGCTCGAGCACGTCAACGCGCTGCATCTCGACGGACGCGTCGAGAAGTACTGGTACTCGGGGAAGCGGATGCCGAGCGACCTGCCGATCCCCGTGCGGACCGTCCTCGAGCGCGTGCACCGGTGGGGCTACGCGCACCACATCGAGCGGTTGATGGTGCTCGGCAACTGGTTCCTGTCGCAGGGGTACGCTCCGCGGGAGGTCAACGCGTGGTTCCTCGCGTTGTTCGTCGACGCGTACGACTGGGTCATGGTGCCCAACGTCATGGGCATGAGCCAGTTCGCCGACGGCGGTTTCGTCGCCACGAAGCCGTACGTGTCGGGTGGGGCCTACCTGCAGAAGATGGGCTCGTGGTGGCCGTCGGCACAGGACGCCAAGGACTCGGCGTTCACCGACGCGTACTGGGGGTTCCTCGAGCGGCACGAGGACGTGCTGGCGGGCAATCACCGGCTCGGGTTGGCGCTCGCGCAGATGCGGAAGCGGCGGGAGGCGCGGGACGCGGACGGCGGCGGGCCGAACTCCTGA
- a CDS encoding metallophosphoesterase yields the protein MATRLLLVADTHVPKRARTLPDAVRRAASGVDLIVHAGDWVTESVLDELSALGPVLGVWGNNDGADLRARLPEIARAEIEGVRVAVIHETGAATGREKRMDTAFADADLLVFGHSHIPWDTVTPGGLRLLNPGSPTDRRRQPRCTMMTLALSAGEVRDVTLHEVDRG from the coding sequence ATGGCGACCCGACTGCTCCTCGTGGCCGACACACATGTGCCGAAGCGGGCCCGGACGCTTCCGGATGCCGTGCGGCGAGCGGCATCCGGGGTCGATCTCATCGTGCACGCCGGTGACTGGGTCACCGAATCGGTGCTCGACGAGCTCTCCGCTCTCGGGCCCGTGCTCGGGGTGTGGGGCAACAACGACGGCGCCGACCTGCGCGCCCGCCTTCCCGAGATCGCCCGTGCCGAGATCGAGGGCGTCCGTGTCGCGGTGATCCACGAGACCGGCGCGGCGACGGGGAGGGAGAAGCGAATGGATACCGCCTTCGCCGATGCAGACCTTCTCGTGTTCGGTCACAGCCACATCCCCTGGGACACCGTCACCCCGGGGGGTCTGCGTCTGCTCAACCCGGGGTCGCCCACCGATCGGCGACGCCAACCTCGCTGCACCATGATGACCCTCGCCCTCTCGGCGGGAGAGGTGCGGGACGTGACCCTGCACGAGGTCGATCGCGGCTGA
- a CDS encoding cold-shock protein, which yields MATGTVKWFNSEKGYGFIAPDDGSADLFAHFSAIQGNGFKELTEAQKVEFDAEQGPKGMQAANIRPL from the coding sequence ATGGCCACTGGCACCGTGAAATGGTTCAACTCTGAAAAGGGCTACGGCTTCATCGCTCCCGATGACGGCTCCGCCGACCTGTTCGCGCACTTCAGCGCGATCCAGGGCAACGGCTTCAAGGAGCTGACGGAAGCACAGAAGGTCGAATTCGACGCCGAGCAGGGCCCCAAGGGCATGCAGGCGGCGAACATCCGCCCCCTCTAA
- a CDS encoding M15 family metallopeptidase — translation MAVLSRPASRHRPLLFLLATAGGIVLLLTAVIALAVTVTFTSFASSVRPAGVFVPTEADGLVPSEAPLTVDDDTHPALARLDPELLEALRGAQAAADADGIRFDITSGWRSVDLQRRLLADAVRTYGSEDIARQYVATPETSSHVTGRAVDVGTLDAQLWIIDHGRQWGLCQTYANERWHFERATEAGGECPAPKPDARG, via the coding sequence ATGGCCGTTCTCTCACGCCCCGCTTCGCGTCACCGCCCGCTCCTGTTCCTGCTCGCCACCGCGGGTGGGATCGTTCTCCTCCTCACCGCCGTGATCGCCCTCGCCGTCACGGTGACGTTCACATCGTTCGCCTCGTCCGTGCGGCCGGCCGGGGTCTTCGTCCCGACGGAGGCCGACGGTCTCGTGCCCTCCGAGGCGCCGCTGACGGTCGACGATGACACCCACCCCGCATTGGCCCGATTGGATCCCGAGCTTCTGGAAGCCCTCCGCGGAGCGCAGGCTGCGGCGGACGCCGACGGCATCCGGTTCGACATCACCAGCGGATGGCGCAGTGTCGATCTGCAGCGGCGGCTCCTCGCCGACGCCGTACGCACGTACGGCAGCGAGGACATCGCACGCCAGTACGTCGCGACGCCAGAGACATCGAGTCACGTGACCGGCCGTGCCGTGGACGTGGGAACCCTCGACGCGCAGTTGTGGATCATCGACCACGGGCGGCAGTGGGGGCTGTGCCAGACATACGCGAACGAGCGCTGGCACTTCGAGCGGGCGACCGAAGCCGGCGGGGAGTGTCCCGCGCCCAAGCCCGACGCGCGCGGCTGA
- a CDS encoding DUF2945 domain-containing protein — translation MSKNLSKGDRVSWDTPQGKTQGEVVEKKTKDFQHDGQKFTASDDEPAYIVKSEKSGSTAAHKGSALNKLKG, via the coding sequence ATGTCGAAGAATCTGTCGAAAGGCGACCGGGTCAGCTGGGACACCCCGCAGGGCAAGACCCAGGGCGAGGTCGTCGAGAAGAAGACGAAGGACTTCCAGCACGACGGCCAGAAGTTCACCGCGTCCGACGACGAGCCCGCCTACATCGTGAAGTCGGAGAAGTCGGGCTCGACCGCGGCGCACAAGGGCTCGGCGCTGAACAAGCTGAAGGGCTGA
- a CDS encoding VanZ family protein, translating to MSNSQILTPTRVFVAAAALAVVGVLTLAPRALVRPVQERVVDVLFLVTERWGGVVLAQHSEMMLNIALFVPLGMAVTALLPSRWAPVTVLFGAAVSLSVETAQALVPGRVPDVDDIVFNTLGGAVGMVFVLALRLVALAAVRASQPVPRG from the coding sequence GTGTCGAACAGTCAGATCCTGACGCCCACCCGCGTCTTCGTCGCCGCCGCGGCGCTCGCCGTCGTCGGCGTGCTCACCTTGGCGCCTCGCGCGCTGGTCCGACCGGTCCAGGAGCGCGTCGTCGACGTGCTCTTCCTCGTCACCGAACGATGGGGCGGTGTGGTCCTCGCTCAGCACAGCGAGATGATGTTGAACATCGCGCTGTTCGTGCCGCTGGGGATGGCGGTCACAGCCCTTCTTCCGTCGCGCTGGGCACCCGTGACCGTCCTGTTCGGCGCGGCGGTCTCGCTGTCGGTCGAGACCGCACAGGCGCTCGTTCCCGGCCGCGTGCCCGACGTCGACGACATCGTGTTCAACACCCTCGGAGGTGCGGTGGGAATGGTGTTCGTCCTGGCCCTGCGGCTCGTGGCCCTGGCCGCCGTGCGGGCGTCTCAGCCGGTGCCGCGCGGCTGA
- a CDS encoding DUF2256 domain-containing protein, with protein sequence MPRPEVRSKPCAYCGRPFSDRKRWNGRDQWDQVLYCSRGCRAHAAKQRRRA encoded by the coding sequence ATGCCACGACCCGAGGTCCGCTCCAAGCCCTGTGCGTACTGCGGTCGCCCCTTCTCCGACCGCAAGCGGTGGAACGGGCGCGACCAATGGGATCAGGTGCTGTACTGCTCCCGCGGGTGCCGAGCGCACGCAGCGAAGCAGAGGCGGCGCGCATGA
- a CDS encoding pyridoxamine 5'-phosphate oxidase family protein, translated as MSSTESALDTLNELLKKFRFAMVTTRAEDGALHAHPLTVQETESDGDLWFIVGTHASAVEHVRRDPHVGLSFSGDSAWLSLAGEAEIVDDLAKLKELWSTTVEAWFPDGPESPDVTLLRVDALSGEYWSSAGGRIATAIALVTSKVTGERPRGGENEKFDLPA; from the coding sequence ATGTCATCCACTGAGTCCGCGCTCGACACGCTGAACGAACTACTGAAGAAGTTCCGCTTCGCGATGGTCACCACCCGCGCCGAGGACGGCGCGTTGCACGCCCATCCGCTGACGGTGCAGGAGACCGAGAGCGATGGCGACCTGTGGTTCATCGTCGGCACGCACGCCTCCGCGGTCGAGCACGTGCGGCGCGACCCCCACGTGGGACTGTCGTTCAGCGGCGACAGCGCCTGGCTCTCGCTCGCGGGCGAGGCCGAGATCGTCGACGACCTCGCGAAGCTCAAGGAATTGTGGTCGACGACCGTCGAGGCGTGGTTCCCCGACGGCCCCGAGTCCCCCGACGTGACTCTCCTGCGGGTGGACGCTCTGAGCGGGGAGTACTGGAGCAGCGCCGGCGGTCGCATCGCGACGGCCATCGCCCTCGTCACGTCGAAGGTCACGGGCGAGCGTCCCCGCGGAGGAGAGAACGAGAAGTTCGACCTCCCCGCGTGA
- a CDS encoding endonuclease/exonuclease/phosphatase family protein yields the protein MAGVLFPNVEAPDLHVMSFNIRRRFDRITWPPADRWPMRKQRLRTFLGADRPHLLGAQEAMPDQARWVQDALGSSYGRVGLGRGKNRDGEGTPLFYDRDRIEVEEWEQTMLSDTPDVPGSTGWGNTIPRVAVIAQVRDHATGARLTFVNTHFDAFSRRARRRSAMWLHDLVAARERPLLFTADVNAHVRSPELAGMFADGLLVDTWSYAPARRTAEWGTFNNYARPKLGARRIDALLATPDVGVRAVGIDPRPTGTQWPSDHLPVQAVVRIHAGGAAS from the coding sequence ATGGCCGGCGTCCTGTTCCCGAACGTCGAGGCTCCCGACCTGCACGTGATGAGCTTCAACATCCGACGCCGTTTCGACCGCATCACGTGGCCGCCCGCTGATCGGTGGCCGATGCGCAAGCAGCGCCTGCGCACCTTCCTGGGTGCTGACCGGCCTCACCTGCTCGGCGCGCAGGAAGCCATGCCCGATCAGGCGCGCTGGGTGCAAGACGCTCTCGGCTCGTCGTACGGGCGCGTCGGCCTCGGCCGCGGGAAGAACCGCGACGGCGAGGGCACCCCCCTCTTCTACGACCGCGACCGCATCGAGGTCGAGGAGTGGGAGCAGACCATGTTGTCGGACACCCCCGATGTTCCCGGGTCCACGGGGTGGGGAAACACCATCCCGCGCGTCGCGGTCATCGCCCAGGTGCGCGATCACGCCACCGGGGCGCGCCTCACCTTCGTCAACACGCACTTCGACGCGTTCTCGCGGCGCGCCCGGCGGCGGTCCGCGATGTGGCTGCACGATCTCGTCGCGGCACGCGAGCGGCCGCTCCTCTTCACCGCCGATGTGAACGCGCACGTGCGTTCCCCCGAGCTGGCGGGAATGTTCGCCGACGGGCTGCTCGTGGACACCTGGTCGTACGCACCCGCCCGGCGGACGGCGGAGTGGGGCACGTTCAACAACTACGCCCGTCCGAAGCTGGGCGCGCGTCGTATCGACGCTCTCCTGGCCACCCCCGACGTCGGGGTGCGCGCCGTCGGCATCGATCCACGTCCGACCGGAACGCAATGGCCGAGCGATCACCTCCCCGTGCAGGCCGTGGTGCGGATCCACGCCGGAGGAGCCGCATCGTGA
- a CDS encoding HAMP domain-containing sensor histidine kinase → MRERPAGLSVRIKLTLSYAVFVVIVGIALFAVGFLVLRFLPEGNLYADSGLFTPARQNLADAFVKYAWFAVAGLAVIGLGGGWIVAGVMLRPLTRITDAARAVRDGDLDHRVSLTGRRDELTDLADTFDAMLARIAETVQEQRRFAANASHELRTPHATMRTMLEVARADPESVDIARLLARLDETNERAIRLTEALLALSRASQGGAIARTAVAVDAVAADVCGEQATGAATASVRLTLTVTGPAEALADETLVRQMLTNLVHNAILYSGPVAPVDGRDAIREVHVVVTADDEGAVIEVVNTGAVLTRELVATLPEPFVRAAGRTRATDGGTGLGLAIAVAIVRAHEGSLHLWPREGGGLYARVRLPRAVAAQPRGTG, encoded by the coding sequence ATGCGTGAGCGTCCGGCCGGGCTCTCGGTCCGCATCAAACTGACCCTCAGCTACGCCGTCTTCGTCGTGATCGTCGGTATCGCGCTCTTCGCGGTGGGTTTCCTGGTGCTCCGCTTCCTCCCGGAGGGCAACCTCTATGCCGACAGCGGCCTGTTCACCCCCGCGCGCCAGAACCTCGCCGATGCGTTCGTGAAGTATGCGTGGTTCGCGGTGGCGGGTCTCGCGGTGATCGGTCTCGGTGGAGGGTGGATCGTCGCCGGGGTCATGCTCCGCCCGCTCACCCGGATCACCGACGCCGCCCGGGCCGTCCGCGACGGCGACCTCGACCACCGCGTGAGCCTCACCGGGCGCCGCGACGAGCTGACCGACCTGGCCGACACGTTCGACGCGATGCTCGCCCGGATCGCCGAGACGGTGCAGGAGCAGCGCCGCTTCGCCGCGAACGCGTCGCACGAGTTGCGCACCCCGCACGCGACGATGCGCACCATGCTCGAGGTCGCGCGCGCCGACCCCGAGAGCGTCGACATCGCGCGGCTTCTCGCCCGGCTCGACGAGACGAACGAGCGGGCGATCCGTCTGACCGAGGCCCTCCTCGCGCTGTCGCGGGCCTCGCAGGGTGGTGCGATCGCGCGCACCGCCGTCGCCGTCGACGCGGTGGCCGCAGACGTGTGCGGAGAGCAGGCGACGGGCGCGGCCACGGCATCCGTCCGGCTCACGCTGACCGTCACCGGACCCGCCGAGGCCCTCGCCGACGAGACGCTCGTCCGTCAGATGCTGACGAACCTCGTGCACAACGCGATCCTCTACAGCGGACCGGTCGCCCCCGTCGACGGGCGCGACGCGATCCGCGAGGTGCATGTCGTCGTCACGGCGGACGACGAGGGAGCGGTCATCGAGGTCGTGAACACCGGCGCCGTCCTCACGCGCGAGCTCGTCGCGACCCTGCCCGAACCCTTCGTCCGCGCGGCCGGCCGTACCCGCGCAACCGACGGCGGGACAGGACTCGGGCTCGCGATCGCGGTCGCCATCGTCCGGGCGCACGAGGGATCTCTCCATCTGTGGCCTCGGGAAGGCGGCGGGCTGTACGCACGTGTGCGGCTCCCCCGTGCGGTGGCGGCTCAGCCGCGCGGCACCGGCTGA
- a CDS encoding acyl-CoA desaturase produces MPPGSRPRSPRSEEQFIASTIVESRLGPVRQTYSGTTEFPPIAKAYTELSQVVRESGLLVRTRVFYALVGTAIVLVFAGCVTGFILLGDSWFQLLIAAALGILFTQVAFLAHEANHRQIFASGPANDRLALWIGNGIVGMSQSWWASKHTRHHANPNRVGKDPDIEIDTISFLDEDAAKARGIQRWITQRQGWLFFPLLTLEGLNLHVLAIRHLVSRGEVKGRWTELALIALRFAVFVAPVFVFLPIGMAFAFVGVQLAVFGVYMGASFAPNHKGMAVIAPGAKLDFFSKQVRTSRNISGGWWATWLMGGLNYQIEHHLFPNMPRPHLSRAREIVIEHCQTLGVPYVETTLFQSYGIVIAYLNRVGLAARDPFECPLTSTARRV; encoded by the coding sequence ATGCCTCCCGGTTCCCGACCCCGGTCACCCCGATCCGAGGAGCAGTTCATCGCCTCCACCATCGTCGAGTCCCGTCTCGGCCCCGTCCGTCAGACCTACTCCGGCACCACCGAATTCCCCCCGATCGCGAAGGCCTATACCGAGCTCTCCCAGGTCGTCCGCGAAAGCGGGCTCCTCGTCCGTACGCGCGTCTTCTACGCCCTCGTCGGTACCGCGATCGTCCTCGTCTTCGCCGGTTGCGTCACGGGTTTCATCCTTCTCGGCGACAGTTGGTTCCAACTGCTGATCGCTGCAGCCCTCGGCATCCTGTTCACCCAGGTCGCCTTCCTCGCCCACGAGGCGAACCACCGACAGATCTTCGCCTCCGGTCCCGCCAATGACCGTCTGGCACTGTGGATCGGCAACGGCATCGTCGGCATGAGCCAGTCGTGGTGGGCATCGAAGCACACCCGGCACCACGCCAACCCCAACCGCGTCGGGAAAGACCCCGACATCGAGATCGACACGATCTCGTTCCTCGACGAGGACGCGGCGAAGGCCCGTGGCATCCAGCGCTGGATCACCCAGCGCCAGGGCTGGCTCTTCTTCCCCCTCTTGACCCTCGAGGGCCTGAACCTGCACGTGCTGGCCATTCGCCACCTGGTGTCGCGGGGAGAGGTCAAGGGACGCTGGACCGAGCTCGCGCTGATCGCGCTGCGCTTCGCCGTGTTCGTCGCTCCGGTCTTCGTCTTCCTCCCGATCGGCATGGCGTTCGCGTTCGTCGGTGTGCAGCTCGCGGTGTTCGGTGTCTACATGGGGGCCTCCTTCGCCCCCAATCACAAGGGCATGGCGGTGATCGCCCCGGGAGCCAAGCTCGATTTCTTCAGCAAGCAGGTACGGACCTCGCGCAACATCTCCGGCGGCTGGTGGGCCACGTGGCTCATGGGCGGGCTCAACTACCAGATCGAGCACCACCTGTTCCCGAACATGCCTCGTCCGCACCTCAGCCGTGCACGAGAGATCGTGATCGAGCACTGCCAGACACTGGGCGTCCCTTACGTCGAGACGACGCTGTTCCAGTCGTACGGCATTGTGATCGCCTACCTGAACCGGGTCGGTCTGGCAGCTCGCGACCCCTTCGAGTGCCCGCTCACGTCGACGGCTCGCCGCGTCTGA
- a CDS encoding catalase: MTEPTTANNGAPVASDEHSQSVGADGSIALTDHYLIEKLAQFNRERVPERVVHAKGGGAFGTFRTTGDVSAYTRAALFQPGVETEMLARFSSVAGEQGSPDTWRDPRGFSLKFYTTEGNYDLVGNNTPVFFVKDGIKFPDFIRSQKRLPGSHLRDNTMQWDFWTLSPESAHQVTWLMGDRGIPASWRHMNGYGSHTYQWINAEGERFWVKYHFHTDLGHKTLTQDEADQIAGQDADFHIRDLYAAIERGEFPTWTLKVQIMPYEDAKTYRFNPFDLTKVWPHSDYPEIEVGTMELNRNPGNYFAEIEQAAFEPSNFVPGIDGSPDKMLQARIFSYADAHRYRVGTNYQQLPVNRPHTEVHSYSKEGAMRYEYNPPEVPVYAPNSAGGPAADPRRSGDGGWQSDGDLVRSAATLHPEDDDWGQAGALVREVMTPDQRDRLVETITGHVGGVTRADVRDRAVQYWKNVDAEIGSRLEAGLPPLDGSTAPGEQLSEPNPDGDLVGRDVAGRI, translated from the coding sequence ATGACCGAGCCGACCACCGCCAACAACGGAGCGCCCGTCGCCAGCGACGAGCACTCCCAGAGCGTCGGGGCCGACGGCTCGATCGCTCTCACCGACCACTACCTCATCGAGAAGCTCGCGCAGTTCAACCGCGAGCGCGTTCCTGAGCGCGTCGTGCACGCCAAGGGCGGGGGTGCGTTCGGCACGTTCCGCACCACGGGCGACGTCTCGGCGTACACGCGGGCGGCGCTGTTCCAGCCCGGCGTCGAGACCGAGATGCTCGCGCGCTTCTCGTCGGTGGCCGGCGAGCAGGGCAGCCCCGATACGTGGCGCGACCCCCGCGGGTTCTCGCTGAAGTTCTACACGACCGAGGGCAACTACGACCTCGTCGGCAACAACACCCCCGTCTTCTTCGTGAAGGACGGCATCAAGTTCCCCGACTTCATCCGCTCCCAGAAGCGCCTGCCCGGCAGCCACCTGCGCGACAACACGATGCAATGGGACTTCTGGACGCTGTCGCCCGAGAGCGCGCACCAGGTGACGTGGCTCATGGGAGACCGCGGCATCCCGGCATCCTGGCGCCACATGAACGGGTACGGCTCGCACACGTACCAGTGGATCAACGCCGAGGGCGAGCGCTTCTGGGTGAAGTATCACTTCCACACAGACCTCGGCCACAAGACGCTCACCCAGGACGAGGCCGACCAGATCGCCGGACAGGACGCCGACTTCCACATCCGCGATCTGTACGCGGCGATCGAGCGGGGGGAGTTCCCGACCTGGACCCTCAAGGTGCAGATCATGCCGTACGAGGATGCCAAGACGTACCGGTTCAACCCGTTCGACCTGACCAAGGTGTGGCCGCACAGCGACTACCCCGAGATCGAGGTGGGCACTATGGAGCTGAACCGCAACCCGGGCAACTACTTCGCCGAGATCGAGCAGGCGGCGTTCGAGCCGTCGAACTTCGTGCCCGGCATCGACGGCAGCCCCGACAAGATGCTGCAGGCCCGCATCTTCAGCTACGCCGACGCGCACCGCTACCGCGTGGGCACGAACTACCAGCAGCTGCCGGTGAACCGACCCCACACCGAGGTGCACTCGTACTCGAAGGAAGGCGCGATGCGCTACGAGTACAACCCGCCCGAGGTGCCGGTCTACGCGCCGAACTCGGCGGGAGGACCCGCGGCCGATCCACGCCGCTCCGGCGACGGCGGATGGCAGAGCGACGGCGACCTCGTCCGCTCGGCTGCGACGCTGCACCCCGAGGACGACGACTGGGGTCAGGCCGGAGCGCTGGTGCGAGAGGTCATGACACCCGACCAGCGGGATCGCCTCGTCGAGACCATCACCGGGCATGTCGGGGGAGTGACCCGCGCCGACGTGCGCGATCGCGCCGTCCAGTACTGGAAGAACGTGGATGCCGAGATCGGCTCCCGCCTCGAGGCGGGACTCCCTCCGCTCGACGGGTCGACCGCGCCGGGCGAGCAGCTCAGCGAGCCCAACCCCGACGGCGACCTCGTCGGGCGGGACGTCGCGGGCAGGATCTGA